The Chloroflexota bacterium genomic interval AGAACCAGCGAAAAGGCTTTCCTGGCGACGTTACGACTCAACCTTTTGGCTCCCTTTCTCTGTAGCAAAGCAGTAGCCAAAGTGATGCTGGAACAGAAGTCGGGATCCATCATTAACATATCGAGCGGCGACTCCCTGATCCCCTGTACTGGTCTAGCCCCCTATGGTGCGGCCAAGGCAGGGTTGAACTCCCTAACCAAGACCATGGCCTGGGAGCTGGCTCCGTACGTTAGAGTCAATGTCATCCTGCCCGGTGCTATCTGGACTGAAGGGAGTGGCCCATTCCTCGGGACGGTGAAGGACGAGATTTTGGCCGGCACTCCAATGAAACGTTTTGGTAAGCCAGAGGATATCGCTATGGCGGCTCTATTCTTGGCTTCTTCGGCTTCCGAGTGGGTTACTGGCAAGTTGTTCCAGATAGATGGTGGCATAGAGTTCGTTCATGTGGATCCGAGCGATCTTATGAAACAGCATAGAACACAAGGAGGCAAGTGAGAAATGGCAGAGATAAACGACTACAGCGGTCCCTTCAATCCGAATCTAACCTTCGACGATCTGTCTAAGGATTTCCTGCTTAAGGTGATCAGGGTCTGGCAGTGGTCATGGCTTCAACTGGATGCCGCCTGGTTTGATGAGGTCAAGACCAGGTGGGGGCGAGAAGTCGGTTACGGCTGTGACCTGGAAATGTGGTTGAGGTGTGCCGAGCGCTGCAATACCAGATATGCCAAGATAGCCAAGATTCCAAACAAGAACGTAATAGACGTCCTGAAAGTCTTACAGATGCCTCTGGACAACACTATGGGTGCGGTCTATCCCACAAAGCATGAGATCAGGGACGAGAACTACGCTGTAGTCACCGTGGAGAAATGTCCCTCGCTGGAATGGTGTGAGAGGAATGACCCAGAGCGCATAGTGCCGATGTGCGTCATCATGGAGCCTCATCTGATACACTGGTATAAGGTGAACACAGACGTTGTAATGGCCGCCACCCAGCTTCCACCTCGGAAGAGCCCGGACGACATCGCTTGCCGCTGGGAATACGTCTACAAAGCGCCGAAGGGAGCCAAAGTCCGCAGCAAGGAGGAACTAGTGGACGAGACTACCACTCCTCCTGAGATAGACGATCAGAGCGGGCCGTATTACCCGCATCTAACACATGCCAATTTCTCCAAGCCCTTCCTTGTCAAGATGATGTACGCCTGGCAGTATGCTTGGCTGGTCATGAACGAGGGCTACTACCTGGCAGTCATGAAGAGATATGGATCGAAAGTGGCCGATGAAATTGAGCAGATAGCCTGGGTGAGAGTGGCTGAGAGGTGCAATCGGCGATATGCCGCGGCGGCCAATACCAAGCTGAATACGGTGACCGACTCACTGAAGACCCTGCAGTTGACCATGGACAGCACCATGGGGTACTTCCCTGCCAGGTACGAGATCAAGAACCCCAATCACGTCATCATGAGTATAGGCAAAGCACCTACTCCGGACTTCCTTGACAATGCCGTGGCACAGAGGACCCCACCCATGTACCACGCCGGCGGAAAGCCGGTCATGGAGAAGTACCTGGTTAACCCCAAGATCAAGGTGACACCCCTGCGTTTGCCCCCGCGAAATGAATATGACGACATTGACTGCGAGTGGGATTTGAGGATTGAAGAATGATGAGCTTTAGGACAAGCAGTGGATAGACCGGTATGAACAACGCGATACTGACCGCCAGGCCGCCTTTCGGGAACTGACGGGCCTGTAATCCAATATTGAGGAGGGGAAATGCTGGCAGACAAGTTCAGGCTGAACGGTAAGGTGGCAGTCATAACGGGCTCTGGTAAGGGCATTGGTCGAGGCATCGGCCTAGTCTTTGCCGAGGCCGGGGCCAATGTAGCCTTCGCTGCAAGAACAGAGAAGGATATTCAGGCCGCCGCAGAAAAGGCGAAGGCATTCGGCGTGCAAGCCATCGCTGTTCCGTGCGATGTCAAGTATGACAGTCAACTGCAAAATCTGGTTGACAAGACCATTCAGACCTTTGGCAAGATTGATATTGTGGTCAACAATGCTGGAGGGAGTTTGCCCAAACCGATCCCCCAGATTACCCGCCAGCAATTCGCTGAAGATTTTGATTTCAACGTCGGCTCGGCCCTTTCTTTTGCCCGCATTTGCCTGCCGCATCTGAAAGAAAGCAAGGGTTGTGTCATCAACATAAGCTCGGCGGCGGGACGGTTGGTAGCGCCTTATTTCATTAACTATGCTGCCAGCAAGGCCGCCCTTACCTTTATGACCAGACTAATGGCTGCTGAGCTGGCCCCGGATGTGAGGGTGAACGCTATCGCCCCAGGGTTCATACCGACAGATGCCACGGCTGGCTTCTACGATAAGGCCACGTTTCAGAAGATGTCCGTCATGAACCCGTTGAGGACGCCCGGCGATGTAGAAGATGTTGCTCTGGCTGCTCTGTACCTGGCATCGCCGGCAGCCAGATGGGTGACAGGCAAGATTTTGGAAATTGATGGCGGTACTTAGGTGCGAGGGTGCGTTTTTGATTCATACGCATAGAGTATTGCAGGTGGGAAATGGTTATCTGGAATGAAGAGAAATGTGATGGGTGTGGCATCTGCGTGCATTTTTGTCCTGTGGATGCGCTGAAAAGCTGGGGAGTGATCGAAATAGACCGAGAGAAGTGCACCGATTGCCAGGAATGTATTGGGGCCTGCCCTGTGGATGCGCTGGAGGTCAAGGAATGAAGCAGGTCAAATACGACATAGTGGTTATTGGCAGCGGGATAGGGGGCACTACTTCGGCAGCCCTGCTGGCTAAGGCAGGCTACAAGACCCTGGTGGTGGAGAAGCTGCCCTTTGCCGGAGGTCGATGCGCCACGCTCGACTACCATGGCTACAAAATAAACACTGGATTGAATACGGTTACTCAGGAATGCCACGGAGCGTTGTGCCGGGAGGTGGGCGCTGAGTTTGAGATGCGTATCACCGAGAACGAATGGGTCTACCGCATTAAGGGAAAGGACTATCCGCAGCCCAAGTCGGGCAAAGGTGTCCTGAAAGTCATGATTGGCCACGCTGCTCGCGATGATGCTGAGGCGGAAAGGGTGATGCAGGCCATCAAGCGGGGCATCGGCTGGGCGGAGCCTTCTTACTCTATGTCCCTGGACGAATGGCTGAGGCAATATACGGACAATCCAGCCATATTGGGCATGTTCCAGAACTACGTGGCCGCAGCAGGCGCCATAAGGAACTCCGAGTTACCTGCTGGTGAGTATTTTCGCATGATGCGGGAGATTGACGCGTCCGGCAGAGTCTGGGGTCACCTTCCTCTAGGGGGCGGCCAGCTAACGGATTCCCTGCTGAAGGCTATCAAGGGGAGGGGAGGGGAGGTGTGGGCCTGTTGCCCGGCAGTGCAGATAAATGTGAAGGGTGGGGTAGCTACCGGCGCGGTTGTGAGAAAGGACAGCGAGGACATTGAGATCATTGCCCAGGCGGTGGGGTGGTGAGCGATGCGGGAGCCAAGCGCACTGTGGGTTTGGTGGGCAAAGAACATTTCCCCTCTGGGTATCTGAAGGATGTGGCGGCTATAAAAGGCGCTCCTCAAACCATTATTTACTTTACCCATGATAGACCTCTCATCGAGGCCAACTCTGTGATATGTCTGACTGAGGCACGACGGGTCTTCATGATGAGCACTAACACCAACATCTGCCCGGAGAGGGCACCCAAAGGAAAGCATCTATCAGGGGCGGCGGCCTACCTTGGCTCCTCTTTACCACCCCTCGACATCAAAAAAGAGGTGGAGCTGGTCCTTCAGGACCTGAGGGACAACATACCAGGCTTTGACAAGTATGCTCAGGTAATGAGAATCAACATCAACCGAGGGGATTGGGGGCTGATGAAAACCTGGCCCGGCTACACCGTACCTGTGAAGACGCCTGTTGTAGGGCTATATACAGTGGGTGATGATGCGGGCCCCTTGGGTTGGTGGTGCTCACCTGCTGCGGTGATGAGCGGACGCCGGGCCGTGGAAGATATTACCCGGCGCTATAGACCTGCCTGAGAGGCCAATGTGCGACTCTTATCTGCCCCCGAGGCCCTGTGTGCTCTGGGCCTCGGGCACTTGTTTAGTGGGCGTCAGATTAGCCGCCGGTAAAGATGGCATGGCTCCAAGGGCTTTAGAACATGGACAGGCGTGTGTTCGACGAGTTCCTGGCAAGCGCTGACACCCTCCGCGTATACAAGGATGCAGCGCTTGTCTTTGCATCCAGAAAAGGGGCGCTGCTGGCGCTCATCGAGTACATTGATGGGTTTGCCGCTGACCACCAGGGAGTCGTCATATTAGACAAGGTCATGGGCAATGCTGCGGCCTTGCTGTCGATCAAGGCAGGCTGCCGGGAAGTATTCAGCCCGTTAGGAAGCCGACTTGCCATTGCCACTCTCGAAAGATATAACATCAGGTACCATCTCGACCAGGTTGTGTTTCATATTCGGCAAGCTCAGGGAGAGGGGATGTGTCCCATGGAAAGGCTTTCGCTGGACAAAAGCCCTGAAGAATTCTATGCTCTCGTAAAGGAAAGGTTGAATAGGCGGTGAGCAGATTCACGCTTTGCTCCTTGCGAAAATCCGAAATGGGCTTCTTCACAATGCCAGGGTCGATATAAGAAGAATCGAGGAGGTATAAGCAAGTGGCCAAGAGGTACGGATTGGTTATCGATCTGGAAAGGTGCACTGGATGTCATACCTGCACTGTGGCCTGCAAGGTGGAGAACAAAATAGAGGTAGGTTCAGGGATAAGGGTGGAGACAGTTGGGGGAGGGCATCGGGATGCGCCAGCGGGCAAATACCCCCAGCTAAGCATGCACTATTTACCCATGACTTGCATGCATTGCGCCCAGCCGCCGTGCCGCGATGTTTGCCCCACCGAGGCCATAAACCAGCGCCCCGACGGCGTTGTCCTCATAGATGAGGGAAAATGCAATGGCTGCCAGGAGTGTATGACGGCGTGCCCGTACCAGGCGCTGGTTTATGATGCTGAAAGGGTTGTGGTGCGGAAGTGCAACCTGTGCCTGGAGCGAATCGACCAGGGCTTTCAGCCCTTCTGCGCTGTGTGTTGTGGAGACGAGGCCATATTCTTCGGAGACCTGTCGGATCCGCAGAGCAAGGTTTCAAAACTGATAGCCGAAAGAAGTGCCTATACCCTTAACCCGGAACTGGCCACAGTGCCTGCGATCTATTACTGCCCTCCGTATAACCGGAGGCAAACCCAAAGCGCTCCGGCTGGAGCGCCAAGAACAGGCATTTTGGAAAGTGCCACATCGACCGATAATCGAGTGATGGTGAAGCCGGGTGAGAAGGTAATACGCACGGCATGTCCTCTCTCCTGCGGGCCTGGCTGTGGGATTCTGGCGCATGTCAAGGATGGTGTCCTGGTCAAGGTTGAACCTGGCGATTTTCCAGGTACCAGCCATGTATGTCCCCGGAGCTTGGCGGTTACAAAGCTGGTGTATCATCCGGACCGGCTGAAATATCCCATGAAGCGTGTGGGCGATAGGGGCGAGGGCAAATGGCAGCGCATATCCTGGGAAGAAGCACTCGACACAATAACATCGAAGCTGAAGGAAATTGGCGGCAAGCATGGCCCCAATTCTGTGGCCTGGGTGCATGGCTCACTGGGCGTCGTCTCTGTGAGTTCCGTTATCGGCCTGGCTGGTGCTTGCCAGGGCACGTTTATCGACATGACAGGCTGCGGAGATGCTGCTGGGCCATGTGCCGATATAGCCTGCTATGGTGCCCCCTGGTGGTACGGAGAGGACTACACCACGGAGTTTGATAACCCTGCCCTGTGCCTGATATGGGGAGAGAACACTGTGGAAACTGAGCCGTTCAAATGGCGCAAGATCAGAGCTGCCAAGGAGAAAGGGGCCAGGTTAGCAGTCATTGATCCGAGATTCACTCCCACTGCATCCAAGGCTGACGAGTACGTGCCGATCCGGCGTGGCACCGATGCAGCCCTAGCGCTGGGAATGATGAATGTTATCCTGGATCGGGGGCTTGAGGATGTCTCTTTTATCAGCGAGCACACGGTGGGGCCTTTTCTGGTGCGCAGCGATAACGGCTTGTTCCTCAGGGAGAAGGATATCGGCCTTCCGGAGTCTCAGAACTATATCGTCTGGGATACCAGGACAGATGCGCCTCAGAGCTACGATACGCCCAACGTAGCGCCAGCCTTGACCGGCATTTACAGGGTGAAGGGAGTGGAGTGCAAGCCGGCGTTTCATCTCCTGAAAGATCTAGTGCAGCAATTCCCACCAGGCAGAGCCTCTGAGATAACAGGGGTACCAGCCGATACCATCGTCAGGCTGGCTGTCGAATATGGCACCTATAAGCCGTCAGCTTCCTTCAGGGGTATGGGCTGTACCAGAGGTAGCTTCCACGGCGACCTCAGCTTTCGAGCCATAAATACGCTGGCGGCTCTTACCGGCAACATCAGCTTCAGAGGTCATACGCCATTTGAGCTGAACCGCCCAGCCCTTATGGCGGCCTGGGGACTCCCGACCTTCATTACGCTGCTGCGGTTCTACGACGCTGTACTCACTGGCGAGCCCTTTCCCATCAAGGCGCTCTGGATAACCAGACACAATCTAGTGAACCAGGACCCAAACTTCAATAGGATCACTCGGGAGCTTATTCCTCGACTGGAGTTCATAGCCGTAACCGAAATGTTTATGACCACCAGCGCCCAGTATGCCGATATTGTTTTGCCTGGCAGCAGCTTCTTTGAGCACAATGACGTGGTTCAACCTGCTGGGGTGGCAGCGCACAACTACCTCCAGTTACAGCAGAAGGTGATAGAGCCCCCGTACGAATGCAGACCAGACCTGGACATCATGGCCGAAGTGGCCAAAAGAATGGGCATAGACGGGTGTTTGACCCAGACTCATGAAGAATATGTTGAGTTATTGCTTGCCTCGGGCCATCCCTCCATGGAAGGCATAACGTTAGAGAGGCTAAAGGAGAGCCCCATGCCTCCAGCAGCGCATAGCGTCCCTGACTTCAACACGCCCTCCGGGAGGCTAGAGTTCTACACGGAGAGGCTGAAGGAGTTCGGCCAAGAACTGCCTGTCTACTTGGAGCCCAGAGAGAGCAGCCGCACACCTCTGGCTCAAAAGTATCCACTTTCCCTTATTACGGCTCATACCAGATACCGTTATCATTCCATGTTCGCCAATGTGTCCTGGATCCGAGAGCTTGATCCGGAGCCAGTCCTGGAAATGAATCCTGCAGATGCTGCGCCTAGAGGCATTCAGGACGGAGACCTGGTTCGTGCCTTCAACGAGAGAGGCGAGGTCAAGCTCAAAGCCAGATTGCATCAGGGGGTCGGGCCGGGGGTGGTCAATATATGCCAGGGTTGGTCCCCTGCTCATTACGTTGCGGGCACCCACCAGGCATTGATCGACAATGTGGTAAACCTGGCCCAGGAAGCTATCTTCGAGCCAAACGCGGCCCTCTTCGATACCCTGGTCGAAGTCGAGAAGGTTGAGGAGGCATGAGCAAAGTGACCACACGGGGTGTCTTTGCTGAATGGTGGCTGGCCCATGCAGAAAAGAGCATCGCAGGTAAGCGAGAGCCGCAAAGGGACGGCATCTTTGTGCAGAACTTTGAAACTTGAGGCAAGGTGATCGTCTCTCGACGTAACAGGACGAGTCAATAGACGATGATGATTCCAGCAATGGTCCCTTTCGGGATTGCCTCAATCGATGCATCCATTCCGATGGGATAGATATCCCACCCTGCGGCTGCGACCATGTGAAAGACATCAATGCCGACGGCTTCCATAGAAGGCCTGGCTCTGAAATAGTGCCTGCAACTCTGCCCTTCCAAAGCCGCACAGGTGTCCTGCCCAGCGCACAGCGTATGCCGGCATGATCCAGCAGCAAAACCAACGGCTAAGTAGTAGCCATCATAGAAGGCTTGGGACTCGACCTCGCTGACAATTCTGTAAATGTCGAGGTACGCGGCGATCAGGTCTTGATACGTCTGCTCGCTTGCTCCCATAATTCTGGCGGGGAGATCCTTGGTGAAAAATATGGCCTTGTGGTAGCTCTTCAGCATCTTCCGCAGTTCTTTCGCTCTCAGCGTGTGTGGAGGGCAATGAGCGCTTACACCATAAGAGATGCATCTGGGAACCTGACACTTCAGAGTCACCTTCTCGTCTACCGGAATTTCACTGGTACTGACGATCTTAGCCTTTGTAGCCCCCGATCGCAGGGCTATCTCTCTGTAGTTTTCCAAGTCACGCTCACGTTTCCCCACATCCAAATCAAGAGTTATTCTACGTGAAACTCTGGCAATGAGTTCCTCCTATGGCAGCCACATTTTTCAGATAAGATAACACCGACCTGCACCCACAGTCAATTGATCAGCCGTTCGTAGTCATCCCATGTTTCATGGTGTTTGCTCTGTCAGGTCGATCCCATTTGACGGTGCAGTCGCAGGAGGCAGCCAGCGTCAGCCCAGCCTGCAGTGCCGAAGCTTGACGTTGTCAGATATAGAGTCTAGTTGCCGGGAACAGGCTCTGAGGTGACAACGACACCTTGCAGTCATTAATCACACTACCACGAGCGCGCCGAAACGGCTTCCTTTTGGATTTGGAGCGTCTTCTGCTATAATGTTGGCATCTCAAATATGCCTATCGATGGGGCAGTAAATATCTGAAGTGAGTATGCTGTAGATGGTGCGGATAGACCAATAAAGTCTGTCGGCAGTTAACCAGAACTATAGGAACGACGAGGAGCGGAGCGGCGATGGAAATCTCAGACGTACATAAGAACAGCAAGGTCCTGATCGATGGCATTCCCTATGAGGTGGAAGACATGGAATTCATGAAGCCAGGGAAAGGCCGCGCCATCTACCGCCTCAAGCTGCGAAACCTGTCTGACGGCAGCACCATCGAGCGTACGTATCACTCAGGCGATAGGATTGATGAGGCTCGTATAAGCACCCATGAGATGCAATACCTCTACCAGGAAGATGATCACTATATATTCATGGACACTGAAACCTTCGAGCAGCATTTCCTTAGCGGAGTACAGTTGGGCAACAAGAAGCACTTTCTCAAGCAGGGTGTGGTGGTTGCCATACAGATGATGGGTGACAAGCCCCTAGGCATAAATATGCCTACCTTTGTGGAGCTCGAGGTGATGGGAAGCGGGATCGGCGATAAGAAGGATACCTTTAGCGCCCAGACTAAGGCCGCCGTCCTGGAAACAGGCTATACCATCGCAGTCCCCACCTTCATCAAAGAACACGATATCATCAAGGTTGATACCCGCACCGGAACGTATGTAGAACGGGTAAGCACCAGGAAGTGAAGTGTGCTAGGAAATGATCACGATCGGCTCCTTGGTATCAAGCCTAATCTCCAGCGCCGGGCACTGATCTACCACCATACGCGCGCCTTCTTTCTGGAACAGGGTTTTCTTGAAATAGAGACACCCATCCGCACGCCAGCCGTGGCCCCAGAGCAGCACATCATGCCATTCAAGAGCGAAGACTGGTTTCTGTCCACATCTCCAGAGCTGCACATGAAACGGCTGCTCGCCTCTG includes:
- the efp gene encoding elongation factor P; its protein translation is MEISDVHKNSKVLIDGIPYEVEDMEFMKPGKGRAIYRLKLRNLSDGSTIERTYHSGDRIDEARISTHEMQYLYQEDDHYIFMDTETFEQHFLSGVQLGNKKHFLKQGVVVAIQMMGDKPLGINMPTFVELEVMGSGIGDKKDTFSAQTKAAVLETGYTIAVPTFIKEHDIIKVDTRTGTYVERVSTRK
- a CDS encoding FAD-dependent oxidoreductase; this translates as MSDAGAKRTVGLVGKEHFPSGYLKDVAAIKGAPQTIIYFTHDRPLIEANSVICLTEARRVFMMSTNTNICPERAPKGKHLSGAAAYLGSSLPPLDIKKEVELVLQDLRDNIPGFDKYAQVMRININRGDWGLMKTWPGYTVPVKTPVVGLYTVGDDAGPLGWWCSPAAVMSGRRAVEDITRRYRPA
- a CDS encoding glucose 1-dehydrogenase — its product is MLADKFRLNGKVAVITGSGKGIGRGIGLVFAEAGANVAFAARTEKDIQAAAEKAKAFGVQAIAVPCDVKYDSQLQNLVDKTIQTFGKIDIVVNNAGGSLPKPIPQITRQQFAEDFDFNVGSALSFARICLPHLKESKGCVINISSAAGRLVAPYFINYAASKAALTFMTRLMAAELAPDVRVNAIAPGFIPTDATAGFYDKATFQKMSVMNPLRTPGDVEDVALAALYLASPAARWVTGKILEIDGGT
- a CDS encoding DUF2284 domain-containing protein, giving the protein MARVSRRITLDLDVGKRERDLENYREIALRSGATKAKIVSTSEIPVDEKVTLKCQVPRCISYGVSAHCPPHTLRAKELRKMLKSYHKAIFFTKDLPARIMGASEQTYQDLIAAYLDIYRIVSEVESQAFYDGYYLAVGFAAGSCRHTLCAGQDTCAALEGQSCRHYFRARPSMEAVGIDVFHMVAAAGWDIYPIGMDASIEAIPKGTIAGIIIVY
- a CDS encoding glucose 1-dehydrogenase is translated as MALDEFSLTGKVAIITGAGRGIGRGIALKFAEAGADIVCVARTASEIESAAERARALGRRALAIPADVADGEQVQAFVDRTMKELGRIDVLVNNAGGATSFGALMRTSEKAFLATLRLNLLAPFLCSKAVAKVMLEQKSGSIINISSGDSLIPCTGLAPYGAAKAGLNSLTKTMAWELAPYVRVNVILPGAIWTEGSGPFLGTVKDEILAGTPMKRFGKPEDIAMAALFLASSASEWVTGKLFQIDGGIEFVHVDPSDLMKQHRTQGGK
- a CDS encoding DUF1893 domain-containing protein; the protein is MDRRVFDEFLASADTLRVYKDAALVFASRKGALLALIEYIDGFAADHQGVVILDKVMGNAAALLSIKAGCREVFSPLGSRLAIATLERYNIRYHLDQVVFHIRQAQGEGMCPMERLSLDKSPEEFYALVKERLNRR
- a CDS encoding 4Fe-4S dicluster domain-containing protein, which gives rise to MVIWNEEKCDGCGICVHFCPVDALKSWGVIEIDREKCTDCQECIGACPVDALEVKE
- a CDS encoding NAD(P)/FAD-dependent oxidoreductase, whose translation is MPGMYWGLPCGCAGGQGMKQVKYDIVVIGSGIGGTTSAALLAKAGYKTLVVEKLPFAGGRCATLDYHGYKINTGLNTVTQECHGALCREVGAEFEMRITENEWVYRIKGKDYPQPKSGKGVLKVMIGHAARDDAEAERVMQAIKRGIGWAEPSYSMSLDEWLRQYTDNPAILGMFQNYVAAAGAIRNSELPAGEYFRMMREIDASGRVWGHLPLGGGQLTDSLLKAIKGRGGEVWACCPAVQINVKGGVATGAVVRKDSEDIEIIAQAVGW